From Mumia sp. ZJ1417:
CAGGCGTTCCGCGACCTGCTCGTGGCCTACCTACGCGGCCTGGCGGCCGACCAGCTCGGCGACATGGACCTCATCGGCTGAGCCGACCTGGGTGGTTGAGCCTGTCGAAACCACCCACCGGTGGTTGAGCCTGTCGAAACCACCCACCGGACCAACCCGGGGCTCAACCACCGGACCGCCTCAGCCCGAGACCGGCGCGACAACGTCCGCGGGGATCGTGGGGTGGTTCGCGCCAGAGATGACGACGACCACCGTCTCGCCGTCGCGGACGTCGACCTTGCCCGCAACCAACGCCGCCAGCGCGGTCACGCCACCCGGCTCCGCGAGCACCCGGCACTCGTCCCACAGCAGGCGTCGCGCGGCAAGGATCTGGTCGTCGCTCACGAGCAGCGGCTCGGCGGCGAGCTCGCGGACCACGGCGAAGGCGCGCTCACCGATCCGCGCAGCGCCGAGCGAGTCCGCGGCGACCCCGGAAACGTCGACGTCGACGCGCTCCCCTGCCGCGAGCGCGCTCACCAGCGAGGGGCACCGCTCCGGCTCGACCGGGACGACGGGCATCACGTCGCGCAACGCGAGCGCGGTGCCGCTGTAGAGCCCCCCGCCACCGCACGGCACCAGCACGCGACGGGCGTACGGGGCCTGGTCGCCGATCTCGATCCCGACACCGGCGGCGCCCGCGATGATCGCGTCCGCGTCGTAGGCATGAACGGGCAGCACCGGGCGTCCCTCGGCCCACGCCCGCGAGGCCTCGTACGCGGCCGCGTAGTAGCCGTCGACGATGTGCGCCGTTGCGCCGTACTCCTCGATCCGCCGCACCTTCTCCATCGGCGAGGTCGAGGGGACGAAGACGTCGGCCTCGATCCCGGCGATGCCGCACGCCCACGCGACCGCCGCGCCATGGTTGCCACCCGACGCCGCGACCGCGCCGGCGGTGCCGTCGGGCATCGCGAGGACGGCGTTGAGCGCACCACGCGCCTTGAACGAGCCGGTGTGCTGCAGCAGCTCGAGCTTGAGGAGCACCCGCCCCGCCACCCCGAGGTCACCGCCCGCGATCTCGACGACCGGGGTCCGGCGCACCATCGGCCGCAGCCGCGCGTACGTCTCCTCGATCTGCTCACGTCCGGGCAGTCGTACGGTCACGCCTTGCTCCTCGCCTTGTCGTGGCGGATCCACGCCCACGCCGCCGCGGCAAGGGCACCCGCCACCAGCAACGTACGGGACGCCGCAATCGCCTCGGAGCGCTCCTCCTCCGCCTCGGCAGACCGTGCGGGTGCCGCACCGAGCGGTCCTGCCGCGACCGCGCCGAACGCGGGGACCACGTGCGGGACGACCTCGACGCCGCGCGTACGGGCCTCGGGTGAGGTCATCGCCCACGACGCGCCGTAGATCGTCAGCTGGGCGAAGTAGTAGATCCAGACCAGCAGCGTGACCGACAGCGCCAGCGACGCCAGCGCACCACCGGCAGCGGCGCCGAGGATGAACGACGCAAGCTGCTTGATCGCCTCGAACCCGACCGCCGCCAGGAACGCACCGCGCCACAGCGCATGATCGGGGACGTCGGTGTGCGGGAGGAGCCGGTAGAGCGCGAAGAACAGGAGCGCGCTCGAGGCGATGCCGAGCAGCACACTCAGCACCTTCACCGTGATGTCGACCGGGGTGCTCTCCACCCCGATCTGATGCAGGAGGTCGCCGGTGTACTGGGTGACCGCACCGGAGAGTCCGACGGAGACCATGAGGATCAGCCCGACCAGCACGAGCGTCGCGAGATCACGCAGCTTGCCCGGCAGGAATCCGTACGATTTCTGCGTCGGGACGCCGAACGCGGCCTCGAGGGACGTCCGCAGGTTGGAGACGAATCCGAGGCCCGTGTAGAGCACACCGAGGGCGCCGATGACACCGGCGACGTTGCGGGTGGCCGCGATCTGGTCGAACGAGATCTGCCCGGCCGGCGGCGGGTCCTCGGCCGTCACGATGCCGGGAAGGATCTGGTCGATCGCCGTCTCGAGCGCGTCCTGCGCGCCGGGGAAGTACTCCGAGATGTAGCCGACCACGAAGAACGCCAGCGCGAGGATCGGGAAGACCGACAAAAAGCCGAAGTAGGTGATGCCACCGGACAGGATGCTGCCGCGGACCTGGCCGAAGTGCTGGATCGTGCGCACGACGTGGTCGACGAACGGCCACCGGCGGCGAACTCTCGCGAACCACGCCTTGAGCCGTGCGATCAGCCTGCCCACCAGCCGCTCCCCGTCCCGGCCCTGAGGGGACCGTCAGCCGAGCTCGAACTCCCGGAACGGAACCCAGCCCGCCACGTCATCGTGCAGGTATACGGCGAAGGCGCGCACCTCGAACTCGCACTCGAAGCCCGAGAGGGCCTCGTACGCACGGTCGAGCGCCTCGTCGCTGAGGTGGTGAGCGACGGTGACGTGGGGGTGGTAGGGGAACTCGAGGTCGCCTTCGAGGAGCCCGTCGCGCACGTGCTTGGCGAGCTGCTCGGCGCTGGAGATGCCTTCGCTCACCGTGACGAAGACGACCGGTGAGACCGGTCGAAACGTGCCGGTCCCGCGTAGGCGCATCGTGAACGGCTCGACGTTGGTCGCGTCCACGGTGAGCTTGTCGTAGATCTGCTCCAGGGCGTGGTCGGCGACCTCGGTCGGCGGCAGCAGCGTCACGTGGGACGGGACGAGCACCGCCTGCGGGTCGCCAAAGTCGGCTCGGCGCTGACGCAGCTCACTGCCCCAGGGATCCGGGACGGGAATGGCGACGCCGATCGTGGGCATGGCGACCACCCTAGCGTCCAGGCACCGTCGACAGTGAGGGCCTACACGGCGCGAACGAACCCGACCCGGTCGTACACGTCGCCGAGCGTCTTGGACGCCACTTCCCGGGCCCGCTGCGCCCCGTCGCGCAAGATCGCGTCGAGCTCGCCCTTGTCCTCGAGGAGCGCGTTGGTGCGCTCGCGCAGCGGCGTGACGAAGTCGGACACGATCTCGCTCAGGTCGACCTTGAACGCGCCGTAGCCCCGCCCCGCGTACTGCGCGGCGATATCGTCGACGGCCCGGCCCGTCAGGGCGGCGTAGATCGACAGCAGGTTGGAGACGCCCGGCTTCTCCTCGGCGTCGAAGCGGACCTCGCCGTCGGAGTCGGTCACCGCGGACCGGATCTTCTTGGCCGCCGACTTCGGCTCCTCGAGGATCTCGAGGATCCCCTTGGGCGACGACGCCGACTTGCTCATCTTGATCGTCGGGTCCTGCAGGTCGAGGATCTTCGCGGTGCCGGCGACGATGAACGGCTCCGGGACGGTGAACGTGTCGCCGTACCGGCTGTTGAAGCGTTGCGCGAGGTCACGGGTGAGCTCGAGGTGCTGGCGCTGGTCTTCGCCGACCGGGACGCCGTCGGCCTGGTAGAGCAGCACGTCGGCCGCCATGAGGATCGGGTAGGTGAAGAGGCCGACGGACGCCTGCTCGACACCGCCCTTGGCCGACTTGTCCTTGAACTGAGTCATCCGACGGGCCTCGCCGAAGCCCGTGATGCAGTTGAGGACCCACGCGAGCTCGGCGTGCTCGGGGACCTGGCTCTGGACGAAGAGCGTCGCCC
This genomic window contains:
- a CDS encoding 2'-5' RNA ligase family protein, which produces MPTIGVAIPVPDPWGSELRQRRADFGDPQAVLVPSHVTLLPPTEVADHALEQIYDKLTVDATNVEPFTMRLRGTGTFRPVSPVVFVTVSEGISSAEQLAKHVRDGLLEGDLEFPYHPHVTVAHHLSDEALDRAYEALSGFECEFEVRAFAVYLHDDVAGWVPFREFELG
- the trpS gene encoding tryptophan--tRNA ligase gives rise to the protein MPDSTTRPRVLSGIQPTADAFHIGNYLGAVRHWVALQEDHDAFYFIPDMHAITVAFDPAVVRDRTYRAAAQLIALGLDPKRATLFVQSQVPEHAELAWVLNCITGFGEARRMTQFKDKSAKGGVEQASVGLFTYPILMAADVLLYQADGVPVGEDQRQHLELTRDLAQRFNSRYGDTFTVPEPFIVAGTAKILDLQDPTIKMSKSASSPKGILEILEEPKSAAKKIRSAVTDSDGEVRFDAEEKPGVSNLLSIYAALTGRAVDDIAAQYAGRGYGAFKVDLSEIVSDFVTPLRERTNALLEDKGELDAILRDGAQRAREVASKTLGDVYDRVGFVRAV
- a CDS encoding YihY/virulence factor BrkB family protein, with translation MGRLIARLKAWFARVRRRWPFVDHVVRTIQHFGQVRGSILSGGITYFGFLSVFPILALAFFVVGYISEYFPGAQDALETAIDQILPGIVTAEDPPPAGQISFDQIAATRNVAGVIGALGVLYTGLGFVSNLRTSLEAAFGVPTQKSYGFLPGKLRDLATLVLVGLILMVSVGLSGAVTQYTGDLLHQIGVESTPVDITVKVLSVLLGIASSALLFFALYRLLPHTDVPDHALWRGAFLAAVGFEAIKQLASFILGAAAGGALASLALSVTLLVWIYYFAQLTIYGASWAMTSPEARTRGVEVVPHVVPAFGAVAAGPLGAAPARSAEAEEERSEAIAASRTLLVAGALAAAAWAWIRHDKARSKA
- a CDS encoding serine/threonine dehydratase, with translation MTVRLPGREQIEETYARLRPMVRRTPVVEIAGGDLGVAGRVLLKLELLQHTGSFKARGALNAVLAMPDGTAGAVAASGGNHGAAVAWACGIAGIEADVFVPSTSPMEKVRRIEEYGATAHIVDGYYAAAYEASRAWAEGRPVLPVHAYDADAIIAGAAGVGIEIGDQAPYARRVLVPCGGGGLYSGTALALRDVMPVVPVEPERCPSLVSALAAGERVDVDVSGVAADSLGAARIGERAFAVVRELAAEPLLVSDDQILAARRLLWDECRVLAEPGGVTALAALVAGKVDVRDGETVVVVISGANHPTIPADVVAPVSG